atggaaaaccactgaacttcacATGTgatgctacaagagtgaaaaaaaaatcatcctctgattaacgtaactactttctactcaatgacctgGACAGAAATATAGTGGtgtaaaaagtacaatatttgtctttcaaatgtagtgaagttaaaatAACAAGTTTCCAGATacaataatactcaagtaaagtacagatactcaagtaaatgtacttcgtTACTGTCCACCTATGTACTTAATTGACTAGGACTAGTAAATGATAGCTACacataatgtaataaaataggGCAAACTAGTTGGCTGATGAAGTACATTAATAAAGGCTTAGGCTGGAGGGGGCAATGGTAATTATTCTCTTCTTAGTTTCTTACGTAGAACATTGTATTTGTCTCATTAACAGCAAGTCAgtaaatgtcattatttaacTATAATTAGCGTTTTTATTTACTCTCAGTATGTTTAACTGTGACGTGAGGTATTTCGTATGGTGTATTAGTTAGAGTTAATAAGTAGTGTACTAGTTATGCTAGTAACAGCATTGTAGATCTTCATTCTTCCATATGTGTATAGTTCTGAAAAAAATTGCTCATCTATGCTCGCTAGTTTATCTATCTAATAAAAACATCTTGCCATCAACTAGATCATGTTTGGCAGATGACAAGACATGTGGGGTTCAGAACTAGTAGTGTAGGCAACTTTTAGATTCATTTGTAAGAATTTTTAGTcatataacaatgttattatgaaCTGTTGTTACTGATGATGAGGGTTGAACAGTCAGTGCAGAACGAATAAAGAAACTACAAGCTAGTAAGACTATAAAATTAATTCCATTACACGCAGCAACACATCTTAGAGGCTTAGAGCTTTAAATGGACAGTGACTGCATTTCACAGCCTCAATGTACTGATGAATAAGAAATTCAGTGCACTGGGAAATTACATTAACTTCTGATGTGAAGTCAGTACTTGTTTAAAAGAAGCAGTCccattttttttcactgttactgtgtcacAGTGTTCTTATGTTGCAAATGAAAAGCAGTATTGCCTGCTTTTCTCTCTGGTCTAGAAACTTCTCCGTACTTTAGCTACTGAAGAATTCATAGCAGTTGCTGAATAATTTGCTTTAAAACAAATCACATAATACTAAGCTGAGACTTCTCAGGTTTAAtctttatttgtaaatatttatttcaaataaaaaaaaatgattagatGTCATTCATGTTTGTTCatggttttctctctcttgtagGTGATGCTGAGAACAGCCAGACTTGTGGCCCAATGGCAGTGTGTGGGATTCTGTCATGGAGTCCTCAATACTGATAACATGAGTATACTGGGGCTTACACTGGACTATGGACCATTTGGCTTCATGGACCGGTATGGTCTCACACATAGTCGGTGTTACTTGAATGTctttaaaatcattttgaaTGAACTTTTCATTGAATAAgattttacattaaataaatgccACTATGTTAAAAGATTTTGCTCAGGGTTTCTGATGGTCATTTATGATGCACTGAATAAAAAACCAAAACCTGAAAACGATCTGGTGAATTTGACCTTCATTCAAATTAGTGTCCTTATGCTTGCTCTTGGCAGATGCTTTCTGTTGATCAGGATCCATGCAGCCTGCAGCAGAATGTTAATGTCACTCTCTGTTTTTCCTTCTGAAGCTTTGACCCAGAGTTCATATGCAACGCCTCTGATAATTCTGGCCGTTACTCATATCAAGCTCAGCCAGAAATCTGTCGCTGGAACCTGGCTCGGCTAGCAGAAGCTTTGAACCCAGATCTGCCCTCGGACCGGGCGCAGGCTGTGTTGGAGGAGTACACACCCCTCTTCAACGTGTTCTACTTGAGCAACATGAGAAGGAAACTGGGCTTGCTGAGGAAGGAGGAACCAGAGGATGAGATTCTCATCACAAACCTAATGCAGACAATGCATAACACGGGTACAAAGCTTAAACTTCTTTTCCAAACAGACCTGAATGACTTTAAGCTGTGTATTTTTAGGAACAAAATATTCTGGACTGTTTTTTATACTgaatgactttcctttgttttgtgTGACTTTTCAGGTGCAGACTTCACCAACACCTTCCGCTGTTTGAGTCAGATTTCATGCCCTGCAGAAGGAGAGGCAGTGGAGGATAATGAAGTTGTCAGACAGGCCATAGAGCTTCTCCTGCAGCAATGCTCCTCTCTAGAGGAGCTAAAGGCTGCCAGCAAACCTACTATGGACCCACGGTAAAGCAGTTTTCACTTTAGATATTTTTTCATGCTCTCTTTATATGGGtgaatgcttgttttttttcaccttgTCTTATATTGAGACGTTTCCTGCAGCAAGCTTTGTTTCAATTGTGAATTTTCATACTTAAGTCAGCCAACccaaaaaaaagttaaggatattcggctttcgggtgaaatttcaggatgcacctaaaatgcactataacctttacaggtgaacataatttgaccttctctacacttttgaatgcacatgtccaactgttcagtgtttcagtactttttgcataacttgctgttctctaacaaggtgcttaatggcaaaattcagaACTGGGGTTTGATctatgaatcgaccaataaattttctggttcgaTTAGAATTGATATTTAGACAGTCCTcttctgttcacattttgacatcatgagaccaacaccacacctaacaattgatcaacagtaccttgccattgcgaggcttcaaacaggatgttctcagagggaagtggccactgagcttagagtgtcagagtgtcatcagcaggttgcaacagagatacagagagactggaagagtcacagaaaggcatagaagtggacgtcctttggccacaacCCACGTTGATGagcgcttcattgtgaacagtgccctgtggaaccggatggcgaatgccactcaactccagtcATATTTAAgtgaggtgagaggcacccaagtgtcacgtcagaccattcgaaaccatttacatcagcgtggtctgcgtgctagacgactgtcatcttgcatgggccagggagcatttacgctggacgagggaccagtgggcctcagtgctgttctctgatgaaagtccaTTCACGTTGTGCAGAaagatggccgccaacgatgttggagatgtcaaggagagcgctatgcatcagccactgttgtggtggcgttacagtctgggcaggtgcgtctactcaatacagaactgccctacatcttgtgaatggtaaaatgacaagccaatactacctgaataacatcattaatccagtcattgtgcccctgcatgaacaacacaggcctaatttcatcttcatggacgacaatgctccagctcattgaggtcgcatcattggggaacagctgctggaggctggggtacctcaaatggagtggcctgcactttctccagacctaaatcccatagaaaacctatgggatcagctgagtcgctgtGTAGAGGCTCCTGAGGGCCTGAGGggcgcccttcaagaagagtggaatgataataacaatagcaataagtcgactcgtgaacagcatgagacgtcgttgtcaagctgtaattgatggtcaagggcacatgacaaattattgagacattttttGTTATGGTAtaccaccactgttgttggcttttgtttgaataaattgtttgagatgaggaaatcaccattgcatgcttctacttaaatgccctactttcatgatataatatcactttttacattttccataaatttcacccaaaagccaaatatcctatTAACCTaataactttttgtgagtagtgtataacCCATGACAGTTTATAAAGGTGTTGCTAGGGGTTCAGTTACTAGCAAGCACAGCTTATCTCATGTACTACAATATAAtgtaactggaaaaaaaaaatcaattatgtTATCCATGCAGTCCAACAAACTATTTAATGTGATACATCACATTAACAAACATGCCCTGATATTTGCAAAACTAACTCCTTATTGATTAAGTGGCTTTTAAGGGTAACAGTATGgccaaatatttaatttatttttgatcCTCCAACAGAAATCAATCCACTAGAAGCAACACTCACTTTATAGCCTGCAGGCTAGCTGACTAGCTAACTCGCATTGATTTGTACATTCCCCTTAAAGGTGCTTCCCGTAAAATTGGTGTCACCTCTTCCTTAAAGGCTATCATTTTCTATGTCCACTGATGTCTAGCAGTTAGTTGAAAAAGTTAGTTATAACTTgtacagaaacagagactgaTTTTAcagttagttttttttcttctgtcacAATTGTAAATGATTTGAAATGATTCCCCAGTTTAAAGATGGTGCTTATATTTAAGTGGTATAGTTGGACTACATAagtagatttattttaatatggtGTTTTCTTCTCTGTATAGTAGGTACATGTATAGTATGCGATTTCTGTTTGGCTTTACCcctttcatttacttttattcATATCCTCATTTGAAGGATCCAAAGGATGAAATTGGTTCATTTTAGAAACATTATGTGGTTTAATTAGCTATTATTTTCCCACAGTGAGCTCTCTATGCTGCTGTCCTTGGCCCAGAGTAACGCTGCACTGTTCGGCATGTTGTCAGATCGGAGGACATTGGCCCGGCAGCTGGAGAAGCTCTCTAGGTTAAAGGAGCTCCTGgaaagcacagagacagaccTGAAGACAAAGCAGACAGAGGAATGGACCTGCTGGATTAAACAGTACAGGTGCGGATAGGGATGAGGCGTTCAGTATGCAATCAAACAGAGCCATTGTGCTAGGCAACAACAGGTTGCTTGGAAACCCAAGTGATAAAACGCTCAGGGGTTTCATTAGGTACAACAGATGGTAGAAAGCTAGAACAAACATGATGGAAGTGTTTGTGGTCCCTTGAGAACATTTGTCAAAACACCCTCTTCAAGACTGTTTTAAATTATTCTTATATTTACCAGCGAAACAGATTTTTGATATTAACAAACCAACATTTACGAATAGCCACTGCATTTACATGTCACCTTTGTTTGCTCCCAGGCAGCGTCTTGCtcgtgagtgtgagggagagtgtgatgtGAAGGCAGTGCAGGAGGAGAGAGTGCATGTGATGGACAGCACCAATCCTCGTGTAGTCCTTCGAAATTACATCGCCCAGAACGCAATCGAAGCAGCAGAGAATGGCGACTTCTCTGAGGTTGATTTGTGACCACATTCCATCTTGCCTAATACATATTTTAGAAATGTGTATTCTTCCAAACTGAAAAAATAATCCTCTGATGTGGTGTCCTCAGGTTCAGAGAGTTCTGAAAGTGCTGGAGAAGCCGTTTTGCTCGCAGGAGGGCTTGGAGCTGCCAGGCTGCATGGTAGGACGGAGGAGGACGGAGGAGGCACAAGAAAGGGATGAAgaagaggagcagagagaggcTGAGGAGGATGTTACAGGAGCAGAGAACAGAGGGATTGTGTCTTATGACAGTAGGCCCCCAGCATGGGCTGCTAAAATCTGCGTCACATGATCATCCTAAACCCTTCAGGACAAGTATCCCAGAGATTCCCTCTCTGGGTGTCTGTCTGTGAAGGCTTTTTGAGGTACTAAACTCATGTTAACCAGTTTAAGAATATATAGAACATATGAAAAATAATGGTTGATTTCTAGTGAAACTAAAAATGCAGTTCTACAAAATTCTATTCTATATATTTGACTGGTTATTAATGATGACTTAGACCACCAGTCTAAGACACAGGTCTAGGTCTGAAAGACAGAAGTTTTAGTACCCTTATAAACCAAAGAGTATGTGGGctagggtgagagagagagtttttgtgtgtaattttatatgtaattttgtgtgtgagggagtgagtgagagcaagCAAAAGTCTTAACGCACAAGTAAGTGAACGATAAGCTCCAAATTGTAAGCGCACATTTAGTTGCTGCTAATACTTACAACAAATTATGTCTGTTGTATTCAAATGCAATTCTGTTATTAAGtaataatatgcaaatgagcgtATGCTGGAATAAAAGGTTTGTGGTTCCTTACTCTATACAAATGGAGTATATACCTGAATGTAGGCCTTACGGTTTCAGGACTTTTATGAAATTTATTGAAAGTGGTGTAATaagtgtgattgtttactttcttaATAATTTAGAtataataaactgtaaaataaataaacaattaaaccTCTGCCAAAGACAATGCTGTCCATGTTTTTTGTATTGTTATTTTATGAGCAATGCATTTTGTTTAATCTGTGATACTTTAATTTCACAATACTTACTTTCTTACTTTTTATAATAGTGCTTTCTTCCAAAGGCGTATACAATGATTTATGCAGAAACAATACAGCGTAAAATAAAGCACCACTGTACTGTATTTAGTTATGCAGAGCATGGTCAGTGCTATAGTGTTATAGTTTTGCtctttgtaaataaatgtaaattaatagCACTACTGTACATGCATCTGTGCCTCAAAAGAGCATATAAGAACATTTCCTGATTTTGATCAAAATATTTGATTCCTGGtataaaaaatgatttgatttatGGTAATGCAATATAATGGTTTAAGTTATATGTGTCTATTGTTACAAGAAAGGAATACCAGTACAGATGATAACTTCGGATCACAACTAACATGCGAACACGTTGTGTTTCAGTAGAAAGGAAGCAGAAAGGAATGTATGTGCCTCAGGGTCTGCAGGTTAGAACCTGTTACCAAAAGCCTTCTTAACACAACCTACAAAATTAGACAAGGAGAATGTGCTTTAAGCAGACGGAcggagggacagacagacagacagacagacagatagatagatagatagatagatagatagatagatagatagatagatttcttCCTCTAATTTTACTGATTGAAAAAGGGGATCTCCAATAACGGTTATATCTTTTAATAAGGATTCTCCAGATATTacagtgcatttttttttctatttcaaaAATATTAATAGTAAATACCAGGAATTCAGTGTAATACTGATCTCAATATTACAATGTTAAAAATGTATCTCTGAGTCAAAATATAACTCGTTTCTAATGGGGTTTTTTCTTGAAACCCCctctggctttaaaaaaaaaaaacacccatgTGTTACACTCCAAAAATAGGGCTGAACGTTTGTTTCTTTCTGGGGTTGTACCCTGACGTGTACACTTTTTTACCTAGaaatgtgtatgtagtgttcTTCTAAACCTATTGTCCACTATAGGGCAAGGAAAAGAACATTTGTGTACATGTGACTTTAACAGCCTCTTTCTGTGGCTACAAATACTAAGTAGCATGTTAAATACTACGCCACAGCACTACAGTACTAAACAGTACAGTGACATGCTTGTAGCGTACAGGTTATACACGTGCTACGTAGTACGCTAGTATGGATGATGGCTACATGGAAGCGCGCTCAGTGGGCGGGGCTATGTACCTGCTGACGGCGCAGCCGCGGCTCGGCTTTTCCCAGGTATTTTCACTCATAGGTGTGTCTTAGAACTTGGCAATCACTGTGGCTGTATGTGAAACAACAACCTTTAATTTTAATTGTTAAACTATTTTCAGCAAACCATGACCCAGCGTTCGAGACCTGGCTATTATCGTCAGGAAGTGAACAAAACTATTTGGGAAGTACCTGAAAGATATAAAGACTTAAGACCGGTTGGGACGGGGGCTTATGGTACAGTATGGTGAGTGGGACTCAGCTTTAACTCTACACTGTTCAAACGCCATTTTATTGCCTTTAGTTATGTTTCTTCATCGTCGTGTTTGAAGGCTTGTACTGTTTAAAACCAGTCGCTTTCCTAACTGGGCTATGAGAGTTTTCATAGCATGTTATAAAGTAAGTACTCATTTCCTGTTTCGATACAGTGTTCATCCACTCCTGTCATGGCCTGTAAGAAATACCAGTGAAATAATCACCACCCAGGCCAATAACTACACTGTTCAGTAACCTATATTGTGTTTTACTCAAAAATATTTCCCACACatcttccttctccttcttgTTTAAGagctttctttatttgttttttgttttttgtttttatcataAGTTGAGCTCCTGAataattttccttttctttaagAATGCATGCAAAACTTATctaataaataacaatacatTTTTTGGTCTCTAGCTCTGCTCAGGACCGCAGAACAGGGTCAAAGGTAGCAATAAAGAAACTCCTAAGGCCTTTCCAGTCTGAACTTTTTGCCAAGAGGGCTTACCGGGAACTCCGACTTCTTAAACACATGAAGCATGACAATGTGAGTAAAGAAAATATCCATTCTGCACCCTGTGcctgttttctgtttatatgAACTCACATCTGCTTTACTGGGCTGTAGGTTATTGGACTGCTTAATGTTTTTACCGCAGACCTTTCACTGGACCGATTCCAAGACTTGTAAGCTTTGTATTCAATCTTTCCAtcgttctgtttatttatttttttatctcttgTATGATCATGAATGCATTGTGTCattgctgcttgttttttttttctgttttgaatACATCTCTTTTTGAGCTTGATTTCTCAGGAacttcagtaaataaaaaatatttgtcagtttctctctgattctctctcatGCACAGTTACCTCGTGATGCCCTTTATGGGTACTGATCTTGGGAAACTTATGAAAACAGAGAAGCTTTCAGAAGACCGAGTTCAGTATCTTGTCTACCAGATTCTGAAAGGACTAAAGGTGTGTGtcttatatacaccgatcaggcataacattatgagcactcagaggtgaagtgaataacactgattttctcctcatcatggcacctgttagtgggtgggatagattaggcagcaagtgaacattttagtCCTCAatgctgatgtgttagaagcaggaaaaaaggggcaagcgtaaggatttgagcgagtttgacaagatccaaattgtgatggcttgatgactggatcagagcatctccaaaactgcagctcttgtggggtgttcccggtctgcagtggtcagtatctatcaaaagtggtccaaggaaggagcagtggtgaaccggtgacagggtcatggacagccaaaGCGCATTGATGCATGTgcggagcgaaggctggcccgtgtgatccgatccaacaaacaagctactgttgctcaaattgctgaagacgttaatgctggttctgatagaaaggtgtcagaatacacagtgaatgtctggtcagggctgtcttgtcaacaaaagggggaccaacacaatattaggcagatggtcataatgttatgcctggttggtgtatttgctctgtctcttttacacacacttagacaaacaGACTCATGTACATTATCTTCTCTCATTTGCAGTATATCCATGCTGCTGGTATCATTCACAGGGTAAGCTGCATGTAATTCCATATACTGCTACACATCACTGGAGTAATAATGCATAGTTGATCATTGCTTATAGTTGTAACTTACAGGACCTCAAGCCAGGCAATTTAGCCATCAATGAAGAATGTGAACTCAAGGTAACACAGCATATCAAATGTGCTTCATGTCTGATCTAGATTAAAGCAGATAGTAATATTTAAAAGTGGCCCTTATATAcctatacattttttttcctgtactaGATCCTGGATTTTGGTTTGGCCCGTCAGGCGGATAGCGAGATGACAGGCTATGTGGTAACTCGCTGGTACAGAGCCCCTGAGGTCATCCTCAACTGGAtgcattacacacagactggtGAGTCATGTATTTGaagtatttatgtgtttttcttGGGTTAGCCTTTTAAATGATTTGATGACCTTCAGTCTTGAGCTCACAGACGTGCAGACTGGATATGAATCATGTAAACCTTATCTTGAATTTTGATTATTATTGCAGATTGTCCTGTCGATTCCAACGAGGCATGATTATCCTGTTATTTCTACGTGCATGCAACTTACCTCGGAAGTTGAAAGTTGGAATGTAGAATTATGGCATTTACAACTTCTGTGTGTTCAAgctacaaagttgggagaaaAACATAGGCcctctatgtttgtctgttcTTAGGCAGCTAGCTTGTCAGCTAACTATATTTCCCTCCTTAAAACAGCGTACTGTGTAGTCTGGATGTTGCTTGATCTAATACATATGTACTAATATATAGAGTTTAACTCATTTAAAGTTAGTATGTGCTGCTTTGTTTACAGTTTATGCGATGAGTAGTCATGTTAACTTGATGTTACTTGAGCTCAGAGATGTTCCTAAGTCAGCTGTGAGATATAATCTCTCCAGAAGGTCCTGCTTTAGCccttaacacaaacacagaggagCTGGTGCCAGTTTTAACATCAGTTATCTGGAACTGCTGGCTTGCATACAAATGATATGGCACAAGCAATGCTTGCAACATCGGCACATCTGGAGGAAACACAACAAACTTGTTTAACTACCAAGAATGGTGTCTAACAACAATCAATATCAAATCCATCTGGCACTCCTtaaacagtaaacaaaacacaaaaatgtaggattaaaaagacattcttgaggttatctttacttttattgttatattttaacCAATAAGGGAATTCTCTTAACAACCAACAGGAAAAAGTATGATATTTTGTGGACCATGATCCAGCTTGAAAAAACTGTACGAAGCTAAAATGTCTGCCTGTAACCAGCTACCTTAAAGTACACACAATGCACCACACTCCCTCTGATCATCTAGCTCTGCTCAGGCCCAACATCTCTCAGGTTACAAGGAAGGCGTGTATCAAggctcttttctgttctggtgcCTGGTGGAATGAAGTTTTCATATGATGACTAAAGACCAACCTCTTTATAAAGTACTTAAATTAGCCCTTTGTTATTTAAGAGAATTCtgtttgtggttttttttttttttttaatcgcaAACCATACTACTAAATTGGGATTTTAGCCTGATAGTACTCGGTCACTGACCTAGTCAACATTATGAGGATGTATCAGAGCACTTCTGTAAGATGTTCTAGATAGCAGCATCCTCCAAATGATGTGAAATTCTGAAAGGCTATGCCCTGTTAAAGCATacctctctgtttcttttcagTGGACATCTGGTCTGTTGGCTGTATCATGGCAGAGATGCTTATTGGAAAACCTCTGTTCAAAGGACATGATCGTATCCTTCCCTCATACATATAGAACACTTTCAGACATCACTACAGAATGCCTCAGGAAGGGTCTTTTTTAGACATACTACAAGATACATGTAGCTAGTGATGCTTAAATGTTTTGATCCTATGTGCCATATTTCCTTGTCgcatgatgttttatttttgaccCTTGACCGTGTTGCATCAGACCTTGATCAACTGACTGAGATCATGAAAGTCACTGGAACGCCTT
The sequence above is drawn from the Hemibagrus wyckioides isolate EC202008001 linkage group LG04, SWU_Hwy_1.0, whole genome shotgun sequence genome and encodes:
- the selenoo1 gene encoding selenoprotein O1 — encoded protein: MASNVLRLIRPYIFNSNPVLLRSYSMDGMGTAIASRRSPLERLDFDNVVLRKLPVEESEAPGVRTVRGACFSRVKPQPVQNPRFVAVSGPGMALLGLSVEEVINDPLGAEYLSGSRVMPGSEPAAHCYCGHQFGHFAGQLGDGAACYLGEVKAPADQSPELLKENPSRRWEIQLKGSGLTPYSRQADGRKVLRSSIREFLCSEAVFALGIPTTRAGSVVTSDSRVMRDVFYNGNPSMERCSVVLRISPTFIRFGSFEIFKQADEFTGRQGPSYGYNEIRTQMLDYVIETFYPEIQQSHSDPVERNTAFFREVMLRTARLVAQWQCVGFCHGVLNTDNMSILGLTLDYGPFGFMDRFDPEFICNASDNSGRYSYQAQPEICRWNLARLAEALNPDLPSDRAQAVLEEYTPLFNVFYLSNMRRKLGLLRKEEPEDEILITNLMQTMHNTGADFTNTFRCLSQISCPAEGEAVEDNEVVRQAIELLLQQCSSLEELKAASKPTMDPRELSMLLSLAQSNAALFGMLSDRRTLARQLEKLSRLKELLESTETDLKTKQTEEWTCWIKQYRQRLARECEGECDVKAVQEERVHVMDSTNPRVVLRNYIAQNAIEAAENGDFSEVQRVLKVLEKPFCSQEGLELPGCMVGRRRTEEAQERDEEEEQREAEEDVTGAENRGIVSYDSRPPAWAAKICVTUSS
- the mapk12a gene encoding mitogen-activated protein kinase 12, giving the protein MTQRSRPGYYRQEVNKTIWEVPERYKDLRPVGTGAYGTVCSAQDRRTGSKVAIKKLLRPFQSELFAKRAYRELRLLKHMKHDNVIGLLNVFTADLSLDRFQDFYLVMPFMGTDLGKLMKTEKLSEDRVQYLVYQILKGLKYIHAAGIIHRDLKPGNLAINEECELKILDFGLARQADSEMTGYVVTRWYRAPEVILNWMHYTQTVDIWSVGCIMAEMLIGKPLFKGHDHLDQLTEIMKVTGTPSQEFISKLQSQDAKNYIQKMPKLRKRNLLNFMPDTNPQAIAVLESMLLLDPESRVTAAQALSLPYFSEFREPEEETEAPPYDHSLDNAEQSLEQWKRLTFSEILTFQPPPLGPLQKETSL